Part of the Cuniculiplasma divulgatum genome, AAAAAAATGAGGAGGAAAGCTATGCTATGGCCGATAAATTCATTGTAGATCAGATTTCAGGTATTGTTAATACGATTACAGACACCAGCCTGATAAATGTTGAATTCTCTGACCTCATGAGGGTGTTATCGCACTCAAGAGCTGCATATGTTGGAGTGGGAGAGTCTTCAGGTGGAGAAAAAAGAATGGATTTTGCCCTTAATGATGCCTTAACAAACCAGTTGATTGATGTGGATATATCAAAGGCGAAGGGATGCTTGATGAGGGTCATAGGAGGTAACTTTACCATCGATGAATTTGATGACATATCAAAGAAAATGCTAGGGATGATGAATGAAGATTGTGAATTTATAGTTGGAGCAGACATAAAGGAAGAGATGGGCGACGCGGTTAAAATTTTCCTGATTATTACAGGTGTTGATTCCAACTTCATAATCGGAAATGGTGACGATATCGATCCTCACCTTTTTGGCGATGATGACAGTGACAATAGAATTGCATAAAGTCTGAAAACTACATTTTACCAATTTTTTTATATTATTTGTAATTAGCCATCATTATGAATCATAAAATTGTTGCATCCCTTGATATAACAGACGAGAAGAAGTTGATTTCTATTGCTGAGGAAATAAGTAACAGCGTGTTTGCAATTAAAATAAACTGGCCAACAATATTGAGCCTCGGAAAATCAATTATAGGAAAACTTTCCATGTTTTCAAAAGTGATTTGCGATCTGAAGATAGCAGATATACCGAATACCAACAGGCTTATTATTGAACAAATTTCAAAGGAAAACCCATGGGCAGTTATTGGACACCTCTTTCCAGGACCTGATTCTATGAAATCTCTTGTTGATAATTCTGGTGAAATAAAAATAATTGGAGTTGCATCAATGAGCAATCCCGGGTCTAATCTGTATCTTAACCCAAACTTTGAGAATCTAGTTTCTGATGCTATAACTCTTGGATGTTACGGTATTGTGGCACCTGGAAACGATTATGAACTCCTCGGAAAAATATCAAGGACAAAAGGACCATTGAAGATTTTCTCTCCTGGAGTTGGCGCACAGGGTGGTGGATACAAAAAAGCAATTAGCTCCGGCTCAGACTATGTAATAATAGGTAGATCTATCTATGAGAATCCTGAACCACTGAAATATATAATGAATCTGGAAGGAGAAAACTAACCACGAGAAAATGTCACAGGTCGTTAACTATTCGGCCGTAAAGTTGATCCAGTATTTTTGTAAGTATAAGTAAGATTTATGGGAGTATTTATGCAAATTAACTACGAAAGTTATATATTGTAATCAAAAATACAGGTAATATCACTACAAAGACTGATCATTATGAGTGACGTCCTTCCTGAACTAGAACAGAAAAGAGAGATTTTAAGAAATCTGGTCGAAGACCATATCAAGAGGCGAGATGAGCTTTCGCAAGAAGCCCATTATTACGCTGAAGAGAGGGATAAACTTAACCAGAAATCTAAATCTATGCGAGAAATTGTTATGAAAAAGATTGACGATAAGGGACAGCTTATCGAAAAAATTCAGAAAATGAGAAATGAAAAAGAAGATCATTTTAAAGAACTTTCTGAATTGAGAAGGGAGTTAAGAAAATACCGTGATTCATTTAAATCACAGGGTGCTGATCCTTCTGAATTAAGAAGAAAGGAGAAGGAACTTCAAAGGCTTGAGAAAACCCAGCAGACTACGCAGCTTAAGAAGGATGAGGAAAAAAGGATAGTTCTTGAGATCAGGAAGCTCAGCAACGATATTAGAAAAACAAGGGAAGCTGTAGAAAAAGAACTGAAAGAAAACGACAGTGTTAAGGATTTATCTGGAAAGATAAACGAGAAGAGAAAAGTTGTAGATGAGTTCAAGAAGGAAATTGACGAAATATCCAAACAGATAAATGGGCTTGGAGACGAGATTAGTAAGGGTCTTCAGGAACTTGATGAAACAAGAAAAAAAGCCGATGAATTTCATGAAATGTTTATAAAGTTCAATAAGGAATCTGAGAAAGAACATGAAGGGTTCATAAAGGCAAAAACTGAACTCAGAGACCTTGAAAAGATACTTGGTGGAATGGCAGCAAAAACTAGAGCCACCAGAAAGAAGGAGAAGGAAGGGGAATTACAGAATAAGGCAAATGTTCTTTTTGATAAATTTAAGAATGGGGAACAGCTCACAACAGAGGATCTCCTGATTCTCCAAAAAGCTGGATTTCTCTAATCCAGGCTATTATTACTTTCAGAAGAAAGAGATACATTATAAATTCTTGACCCGTCCTGTATATTTATGTTTGATGAAAGAGCGCTCTCTATTACCTCACAGTCCTTCCCTATGGACGTCCCTTTCATTATTACTGACTTTGAAACAGTAGATTTCTTTCCTATACTACAGTTTTCAAATATTATAGAATCCCTGACATTGCAGTTCTCTGCTATTACAGCATTGTCATAAACTGTTGAATTCTCTATTAAGGCATTCTTTCCAATTTTAACTCCTTCTCCTATATAGCAACTTCCTGTAACAGTAAAATCTGATCCTGCAGGTCTTTCCCTGATTATCATTTTCCCTTTAAAATTGGTCTCATTTATTTCGTTACCATACTTTTCTGACATGAGCTGGTTTGCAAGTATAAGTTCTCTTGGTCTTCCTGTATCAAGCCATGCTCCCTTGCCGTGATAAGTATTTATCTCAACTCCCTCTCTCAATAGTTTAGGAAAGAGCTCCTTGGCAAAGTCATAAGTT contains:
- the pyrF gene encoding orotidine-5'-phosphate decarboxylase, yielding MNHKIVASLDITDEKKLISIAEEISNSVFAIKINWPTILSLGKSIIGKLSMFSKVICDLKIADIPNTNRLIIEQISKENPWAVIGHLFPGPDSMKSLVDNSGEIKIIGVASMSNPGSNLYLNPNFENLVSDAITLGCYGIVAPGNDYELLGKISRTKGPLKIFSPGVGAQGGGYKKAISSGSDYVIIGRSIYENPEPLKYIMNLEGEN
- a CDS encoding coiled-coil protein; the protein is MSDVLPELEQKREILRNLVEDHIKRRDELSQEAHYYAEERDKLNQKSKSMREIVMKKIDDKGQLIEKIQKMRNEKEDHFKELSELRRELRKYRDSFKSQGADPSELRRKEKELQRLEKTQQTTQLKKDEEKRIVLEIRKLSNDIRKTREAVEKELKENDSVKDLSGKINEKRKVVDEFKKEIDEISKQINGLGDEISKGLQELDETRKKADEFHEMFIKFNKESEKEHEGFIKAKTELRDLEKILGGMAAKTRATRKKEKEGELQNKANVLFDKFKNGEQLTTEDLLILQKAGFL